From Paenibacillus thermoaerophilus, the proteins below share one genomic window:
- a CDS encoding Lrp/AsnC family transcriptional regulator produces the protein MNELKLKVLELLKEDSRRSVPQLATLLDVTEEQVRRAVAELEDEKVIVKYSTVVNWSKVDEEKVIALIEVQITPERGRGFDAIAERIYLYPEVKSVYLMSGAYDLLVEVEGKNLKEVASFVSNKLSPLDRVLSTKTNFILKKYKQDGTIFEDRQDDHRMIVSP, from the coding sequence TTGAACGAATTGAAATTAAAGGTTCTCGAGCTGCTGAAGGAAGACTCCCGCCGGAGCGTTCCTCAGCTCGCGACCCTCTTGGACGTGACCGAGGAGCAGGTGCGCCGGGCGGTTGCGGAGCTGGAGGACGAGAAGGTCATCGTCAAATATTCGACCGTCGTCAACTGGAGCAAAGTCGACGAAGAGAAAGTGATCGCTCTGATCGAGGTGCAGATTACGCCCGAGCGCGGCCGCGGCTTCGACGCCATCGCCGAACGCATTTATTTGTACCCGGAAGTGAAATCCGTGTACCTGATGTCCGGGGCGTACGACTTGCTCGTGGAAGTCGAGGGCAAAAACCTCAAGGAGGTCGCGTCGTTCGTCTCCAACAAGCTGTCTCCTCTGGACCGGGTATTGTCGACCAAAACGAATTTCATCCTTAAAAAATACAAACAAGACGGCACGATATTCGAGGATCGCCAGGACGATCACCGCATGATCGTGTCGCCGTGA